One stretch of Rosistilla oblonga DNA includes these proteins:
- a CDS encoding response regulator transcription factor, with the protein MSSASIDSDAEAITRGLDAETLGVSSIIVVDDTFVLRDRLSLAFQQRGFRVEQAGDYDEAIARFSSRPTDLAVIDLRMPGRSGLDLLISIKRIHPETKVVILSGFGSIAAAIDAVRMGATNFLSKPADVDDILNAFVRGDQPQSHASDGTEFPVPSLARAEWEHIHRVLSDCSGNISEAARRLGIHRRSLQRKLRKRAPDDPGSE; encoded by the coding sequence ATGAGTTCTGCAAGCATCGACTCCGACGCCGAAGCTATCACCCGCGGGCTCGACGCCGAAACCTTAGGCGTGTCCAGCATCATTGTTGTCGACGATACCTTTGTCCTTCGCGACCGATTGAGTCTCGCTTTTCAACAGCGTGGTTTCCGCGTTGAACAAGCCGGAGATTACGACGAAGCGATCGCTCGCTTCAGTTCGCGTCCCACCGATCTGGCGGTGATCGATCTGCGGATGCCCGGACGCAGCGGTTTGGACCTGCTGATTTCCATCAAACGCATTCATCCCGAGACCAAGGTCGTGATCCTTTCGGGGTTTGGTAGCATTGCCGCAGCGATCGACGCGGTCCGGATGGGAGCGACAAACTTCCTCTCCAAACCAGCCGACGTCGACGACATTTTGAATGCCTTCGTTCGCGGCGACCAACCGCAATCGCACGCCTCCGACGGGACCGAGTTTCCCGTCCCCTCGCTGGCTCGCGCCGAATGGGAACACATCCACCGCGTGCTGTCGGATTGCAGCGGCAACATCTCCGAAGCAGCTCGCCGATTGGGCATCCATCGCCGCTCGTTGCAACGCAAATTGAGAAAGCGAGCTCCCGACGATCCGGGCAGCGAATGA
- a CDS encoding sensor histidine kinase: MPFAALSRLFHPSVMLRAPLGTSTWLLQLRWFAVVGQLVTISAVGRFFPVDLPLEPLFAFIGFTAATNLAYTIWLGTREPAEPQASDDALYRTEVASLLMTLDLLTLAAMLYFSGGIDNPFVFFFFVNLAVAGVVLRPVWAWILTSMSIACFAVLTYFRTPIELLSIDSHAAGYRMREHGMLIAFSTCAAVVTYFVSRVAEELTVRQTQLRTALQQQSRSQRLEALTTLAAGAAHELASPLSTIAVVVHEMQRHAAEADVPDAVRQDLSLIDSEVNHCKAILSRMRNAAGDQAAEHWDRITLVDLVDAIVEGIRDPHRVEISDDVDRFDDYTLWIPMEAVAQAIRNLIGNALDASPAEASVAVEVSVTEDHFTMEVIDSGEGMPEEVAQRAVEPFFTTKQPGSGMGLGLFLTRNVITRLGGTLEFDTKLGRGTRAIVRMPRRQQLAAENLPDGGSQMTHNGLE, translated from the coding sequence ATGCCGTTTGCCGCACTCTCTCGGCTGTTTCATCCCAGCGTGATGCTTCGCGCTCCGCTGGGGACCTCGACCTGGCTGCTGCAGTTGCGGTGGTTTGCTGTCGTTGGCCAACTGGTCACGATCTCGGCGGTCGGCCGATTTTTTCCAGTCGACCTGCCGCTGGAACCGCTGTTCGCCTTCATCGGTTTCACCGCCGCCACCAACCTCGCTTACACGATCTGGCTGGGAACGCGTGAGCCGGCGGAACCGCAAGCTTCCGACGACGCGCTCTACCGCACCGAAGTCGCGTCGCTGCTGATGACGTTGGATCTGTTGACGCTCGCCGCGATGCTCTACTTTTCCGGGGGCATCGACAATCCGTTCGTCTTCTTTTTCTTCGTCAATCTCGCCGTGGCCGGCGTTGTCCTGCGGCCGGTCTGGGCGTGGATTCTGACCAGCATGTCGATCGCATGTTTTGCCGTGCTGACCTATTTCCGAACGCCAATCGAATTGCTGTCGATCGATTCGCACGCCGCCGGTTATCGGATGCGCGAGCACGGGATGTTGATCGCGTTTTCAACCTGTGCGGCGGTCGTCACCTATTTTGTCTCCCGCGTTGCCGAAGAATTGACGGTTCGCCAAACCCAACTGCGAACCGCGCTGCAACAGCAATCGCGCAGCCAACGCTTGGAGGCGCTGACCACGCTTGCCGCCGGCGCCGCGCACGAACTCGCTTCGCCTCTTTCGACGATCGCCGTCGTCGTACACGAGATGCAGCGGCACGCCGCCGAAGCGGATGTGCCCGACGCGGTCCGGCAGGATCTCAGCCTGATCGATTCGGAAGTAAATCACTGCAAAGCGATCCTCTCGCGGATGCGAAACGCCGCCGGCGATCAAGCGGCCGAACATTGGGACCGGATCACGCTTGTCGATCTCGTCGACGCGATCGTCGAAGGGATCCGCGATCCGCACCGCGTCGAGATCTCCGACGACGTCGACCGATTCGACGACTACACGCTCTGGATTCCGATGGAAGCTGTCGCCCAAGCGATCCGCAATCTGATCGGCAACGCCCTGGACGCCAGTCCCGCCGAAGCCTCTGTCGCGGTGGAGGTGAGCGTGACCGAGGACCATTTCACGATGGAGGTGATCGACTCGGGAGAAGGCATGCCCGAGGAGGTTGCGCAGCGCGCCGTCGAGCCGTTTTTTACGACGAAGCAACCGGGCAGCGGAATGGGCTTGGGCCTGTTCTTGACGCGCAATGTGATCACGCGATTGGGCGGCACACTGGAGTTCGATACGAAGCTTGGCCGAGGTACCCGCGCAATCGTTCGAATGCCCCGACGACAGCAACTGGCGGCCGAAAACCTTCCCGACGGCGGATCGCAAATGACGCATAATGGTTTAGAATAG
- a CDS encoding MBL fold metallo-hydrolase, protein MKLHCLGTAGYHPSETRQTSCYFLPESGIVLDAGSGLFRLPSLIQTDHLDILLSHSHLDHICGLTFLLSVLYQHPVQRVRVWGDEAKLAAIKKHLFCESIFPVPLDVQWNRIVPGEAFSLDNDANVVPFALPHPGGSIGFRIDWPSASMAYVTDTTADPKADYVPIARGVDLLLHECNFRTSQDEWAIKTGHSSTRRVAETAAAIYAKQTWLVHLNPLETSDDPVGIADAKPYLSEIGVAQDLQVIDF, encoded by the coding sequence ATGAAACTTCATTGCCTCGGAACCGCGGGATACCATCCCAGCGAAACCCGCCAGACCTCTTGTTATTTCCTGCCTGAATCGGGGATCGTCCTCGATGCGGGATCGGGTCTGTTTCGGCTGCCATCATTGATCCAGACCGATCACCTGGACATTCTGCTGTCGCATTCCCATCTGGACCATATCTGTGGGCTGACGTTTCTGCTGAGTGTTTTGTATCAGCACCCGGTGCAGCGCGTGCGAGTTTGGGGAGATGAAGCCAAGCTGGCGGCGATCAAAAAACATCTGTTTTGCGAATCGATCTTCCCGGTTCCGCTGGATGTTCAATGGAACCGAATCGTCCCGGGCGAAGCCTTTTCTCTCGACAACGACGCGAACGTGGTTCCCTTTGCGCTGCCGCACCCCGGCGGTTCGATCGGCTTTCGAATCGACTGGCCCAGCGCCAGCATGGCTTATGTGACCGACACAACAGCCGATCCCAAAGCCGACTACGTGCCGATCGCTCGCGGTGTCGATCTGTTGCTGCACGAATGTAACTTCCGCACGTCGCAGGATGAATGGGCGATTAAGACCGGGCACAGCTCGACCCGCCGCGTCGCGGAAACGGCGGCTGCGATCTACGCCAAACAAACGTGGCTGGTCCACCTGAATCCGTTGGAAACGTCCGACGATCCGGTCGGGATCGCCGATGCGAAACCCTATCTGTCCGAGATCGGTGTCGCTCAAGATCTGCAAGTCATCGACTTTTAG
- a CDS encoding UvrB/UvrC motif-containing protein: METKRNQHLDELLRSWPFDAQNLSVRIVKGDDGRDVIQMRVDMGILQLETTDRPDGERPEGCSSILEAIRKQELDEVGFVLSDDQCNQVDREFMQFYHRRICWLRLQHYRRAVLDADHTLQLMDAARLHSPDEDWSTTHEQYRPFVWFHRTQAHALSELEDEGAEQAVSAINAGLESIEQIFVEHGAEEHFETDELVVRLRELRESLRREYSVGRTLQERLQEAVESEQYELAARLRDELAKRSMN; the protein is encoded by the coding sequence TTGGAGACAAAACGAAATCAACATCTCGATGAGCTGCTTCGCAGTTGGCCCTTTGACGCCCAAAATCTCAGCGTTCGGATTGTCAAAGGCGACGATGGCCGCGATGTGATTCAGATGCGGGTCGACATGGGGATCTTGCAGTTGGAAACGACCGACCGACCCGACGGTGAACGCCCCGAGGGATGCAGTTCGATTCTCGAAGCCATCCGCAAACAGGAACTCGACGAAGTCGGATTTGTGCTCAGCGACGATCAATGCAATCAAGTCGATCGCGAATTCATGCAGTTCTACCATCGCCGGATCTGCTGGCTGCGGCTGCAACATTATCGCCGCGCCGTCCTCGACGCCGATCACACATTGCAGTTGATGGATGCGGCTCGTTTGCATTCTCCCGATGAAGATTGGTCGACGACTCACGAACAGTATCGTCCTTTTGTCTGGTTCCATCGCACCCAAGCCCACGCCCTCTCGGAACTCGAAGACGAGGGTGCCGAACAAGCGGTTTCCGCGATCAATGCCGGGCTCGAATCGATCGAGCAGATCTTCGTCGAACACGGTGCCGAAGAGCATTTTGAAACCGATGAACTTGTGGTTCGATTGCGTGAACTGCGAGAGTCGCTGCGCCGCGAATATTCCGTCGGCCGCACCTTACAAGAGCGTTTGCAGGAAGCTGTCGAGAGCGAGCAATACGAATTGGCTGCCCGCTTGCGTGATGAACTCGCCAAACGTTCGATGAACTGA
- a CDS encoding DUF2341 domain-containing protein, producing MKFGFDTVLDRAWLLLDEGATRLHGALANPVRVDRQRPSLDVLEDRLLFSATPMAAIAELAEIDDSGLQTSQVAHQFETEATGESDGSTTSDSAESTTAKQLVFIDSAVADLDALTSDLAGDDSRFAVFVLDAERDGIDQISEILADHRDVAGIHIVSHGEDGQIKLGQTWLGIDAMDGYAGQIAQWSGSLAEGADLLIYGCDLAATSDGRAMIDAIAALCNCDVAASDDDTGNAAYGADWELEYTTGQLQTDVAFSESLQANWLGKLAVITVDTTADVIDGGDGLTSLREAIIATNSGAGGDTIQLSAGTYQLTISGDENDSNQGDLDIKQSVTIVGAGAGATIIDGGGIDRVFHTRGNTTVATISDVTIQGGANDSNGGGIFVDQESTLNLIDSIVQGNDGGADRGGGVHVHGTFNANRVLFTNNTAQDGGAIYYHGAEGGSLVNVTISGNVATADGGGLWTDTAIEIVNATITANDAHDGGGLFVAAEQITLSNTIVAGNTTFTGEKDVAGDFISDGSNLIQVVGSATGLGGDITGVDPQLAVLANYGGSTPTHMPHASSAAINAGTTTGAPTVDQRGVARDASPDIGAVERVATELTATTETRVNTTTGDTQQTSGQARGNVNSIALADNGNYVVVWSSDNQDGSGWGVYGRLYAADGTPRTDEFLLNTETSDDQVDVSVASDAAGNFVATWTSSEQDGSGDGIYAQRFDTAGNKIGTEILVNTSTLRSQRAPIVSVDRATGDFVIVWNDVGVLSQDVVAQKFDASGAKQGPTEIVVARMTLIGTPKANVAMLDGGGYAVAWEELGNIRVQKYGASGTTYGALLTPENSFPISAGMPDLAVHSDGSMVVVWSESDTTIKMLRYDSAGNTIGGTRTVNSTAGGTQQAPVVDIADDGSFIVAWEGQGSGDSSGVFAQKYNADGTANGGEFRINQTTAGTQSQVSIAAIDDKNYVAVWTGAGPGDTEGVFVRQFNDQTNTAPTAVAGGPYTIDEGDSLTLDGSGSIDADLDTLQYAWDLNNDGTFGETTALQTATPTLSWSDLQSLGIANDGVYTIALRVSDGRGGVSTSTTTVTVANIAPTITSPTAVSVDENTTPVQTVTATDPVDPVVYSISGGSDSSRFTIDANTGVLAFVSAPDAEAPTDAGGNNQYDVEVTASDSSGGSHVATIRVTVNDLNDTAPTIANPPLIGVSELATAGTTVANLSATDPDSGTTLQNWTITDGNADGIFAIDANTGRITIANTTNLDFESTTGYSLSVTVSDGVNTSAVQAVSIAIEDANDNVPVIAAGQQFSVTAAAPNNTLLGTLTASDLDASSTVLQNWTIVDGNIGNAFSLDATTGELRVQDQTALDATATPVYTLRVTVSDGVNASTIETVRIDVTPTMAPIAGDDSYTLSEGGTLDVDVVADWHNASWHQRQQLTFNNTASGSNLTDFAVLVKLHATAADAIAIDYSTTQDQGQDLLFYDSDGTLLSHEIQSWDESGYSYVWVRVPQIDAGSGSDSIWMYYDNPDAPAIDRSGDTWTAADLAVLHLDGSLQDSSIHANHGSGTASASPAGIVDSAASFNGTNSTVSLGSASSLDDIFEGGATISVWINAEDWGGGNYGRIVDKASSHFGGGSSNGDGWALEVGNQGTPGGFLLFNQGFTGGEAEWRTDVGSIQLNTWHHVALVYDSNSAAVGPQIYIDGVLQNLNETRTASGTARSDAAIDMTVGNYAQDTSRAFDGLIDELRISDQTRTADQINAERLQGLGLFVNAGPVETGPGGLLANDRDPEGQVLQISLLDGPANAASFNLAADGSFSYLHDGSETTADSFTYTLTDASGVSTVGTVRLTITPVNDAPTAYAGGTYTIQEGSSLLLDGSPSADIDNPIVSFAWDLDGDGIYGEVGEAVGSQANVDWDTLRSHGISNNGSYTIGLQVTDAAGLTATAHATLIVNNAIPVAVNDAGIAFTTDEGTAFVTGNVLSNDSDPNALDAVTIVSFDASGLLGSLTHRGDGSFEYDPNGQLESLGQGEQYVGTFTYTIDDGDGGLASAVVTIIVHGSNDAPSLNMTTSQIGYVENQGPTQLIQNITLSDVDGTTLQSARIWFSSGYAAGEDKLQFSDTATIHGSWDEATSTLTLTGTDTRENYQTAIESIHYQNLSESPSTAPRVLAVQVDDGNAQSQIVARNIAVTSVNDAPVGQNDTFEVIAGESLTGQGVLLNDLDVDGDSLTATLIDGPSNGTLTLLPDGTFSYQPDLEFAGVDRFTYVAVDGSEVSEPTEVLLIIAAANLSGGNVAVGEAGTSAIDSSSSALSESDPVSESINIVESALAAGNSSSQTDDAPPPQQNEAAAIDILVEPSESDDDDGAVLGLGILVGDDEQFTWTPQVQRQTITLHRDVEKAAANDSQANRNDDSHNTAVYELIAHPGTAWQEMDAFRSQIDGQLYGNAITVTTVGITGSSFALGYITWVMRSGFILTGLLANMPIWRSFDPLVVISGMSHEGNAETIQEIITREKQILDETAVG from the coding sequence ATGAAATTTGGATTCGACACGGTATTGGATCGCGCGTGGTTGCTGCTGGATGAAGGTGCAACGCGGCTGCACGGTGCGCTGGCCAATCCGGTCCGCGTCGATCGCCAACGACCGTCGCTCGATGTGCTCGAAGACCGCTTGCTGTTCAGCGCGACGCCGATGGCTGCGATTGCTGAACTGGCGGAGATCGACGACAGCGGATTGCAAACGTCGCAGGTCGCGCACCAGTTCGAGACCGAAGCGACAGGCGAATCCGATGGTTCGACGACTAGCGATTCCGCCGAATCCACAACCGCAAAACAACTCGTCTTTATCGATTCGGCAGTTGCCGATCTCGACGCGCTGACGTCCGATCTGGCGGGCGATGACTCTCGATTCGCCGTCTTCGTTCTCGATGCCGAGCGCGATGGGATCGATCAGATCAGCGAAATCCTGGCCGACCACCGCGACGTTGCCGGAATCCACATCGTCTCTCACGGTGAAGACGGCCAGATCAAGCTCGGCCAGACGTGGCTTGGCATCGACGCGATGGATGGCTATGCAGGCCAGATCGCTCAGTGGAGCGGAAGCCTTGCAGAAGGAGCCGACCTGCTGATCTACGGCTGCGATCTGGCGGCGACCAGCGATGGCCGCGCGATGATCGACGCAATCGCTGCCCTCTGCAATTGCGATGTCGCAGCCAGCGATGACGACACAGGAAACGCAGCCTACGGAGCCGACTGGGAACTGGAATATACAACCGGGCAGCTGCAGACCGACGTTGCGTTCAGCGAATCGCTGCAGGCGAATTGGCTCGGGAAACTGGCGGTCATTACCGTCGATACCACCGCCGACGTGATCGATGGCGGCGATGGTCTGACCTCGCTGCGGGAAGCGATCATCGCGACCAATTCCGGGGCCGGCGGCGACACGATCCAATTATCGGCCGGTACCTATCAGTTAACGATCTCCGGCGATGAGAACGATTCCAACCAAGGCGATCTGGATATCAAGCAATCGGTCACGATTGTCGGAGCGGGAGCTGGCGCGACGATCATCGATGGCGGTGGAATCGATCGCGTGTTTCATACTCGCGGAAATACCACCGTCGCAACGATCTCCGATGTGACGATCCAAGGCGGTGCAAACGACAGCAACGGCGGCGGCATCTTTGTCGATCAGGAGAGCACGCTGAATCTGATCGACTCGATCGTGCAGGGGAACGATGGCGGCGCCGACCGCGGCGGCGGCGTGCATGTGCACGGAACGTTTAACGCCAATCGCGTGTTGTTCACCAACAACACGGCGCAAGACGGTGGGGCGATCTACTACCACGGAGCCGAAGGCGGTTCGCTGGTAAACGTCACGATCAGTGGAAACGTAGCAACCGCGGACGGTGGCGGTTTGTGGACCGACACCGCGATCGAGATCGTCAACGCGACAATCACCGCAAACGACGCACACGATGGCGGTGGACTGTTTGTCGCTGCCGAACAGATCACGCTTTCCAATACGATCGTCGCGGGCAACACAACATTCACCGGAGAAAAAGATGTCGCTGGCGACTTCATCAGCGACGGTTCCAATCTTATCCAAGTCGTCGGTTCGGCAACCGGACTCGGCGGCGACATCACGGGTGTCGATCCGCAACTGGCGGTGCTAGCCAACTACGGCGGTTCGACGCCAACCCACATGCCGCATGCCAGCAGCGCGGCGATCAACGCAGGAACCACAACCGGCGCACCAACTGTCGATCAACGGGGTGTTGCCCGCGATGCGTCGCCCGATATCGGAGCTGTCGAACGCGTCGCCACAGAACTTACGGCCACAACCGAAACACGCGTCAACACGACCACCGGGGATACTCAACAGACCTCGGGGCAGGCGCGTGGTAACGTCAATTCGATAGCGCTCGCCGACAACGGAAACTATGTCGTCGTCTGGTCGAGCGACAACCAAGACGGATCGGGTTGGGGCGTCTACGGTCGGCTGTACGCCGCCGATGGAACGCCGCGGACCGATGAATTCCTGCTGAATACCGAAACCTCCGACGACCAAGTCGATGTTTCCGTGGCCAGCGATGCGGCGGGCAATTTTGTCGCAACTTGGACCAGCAGCGAACAAGACGGCAGCGGCGACGGGATCTACGCGCAACGATTCGACACCGCTGGCAACAAGATCGGAACCGAGATCCTCGTCAACACATCCACCCTTCGCTCACAACGCGCGCCGATCGTTTCGGTCGACCGCGCGACCGGCGACTTTGTGATCGTCTGGAACGATGTTGGTGTGCTCAGTCAGGACGTGGTAGCGCAAAAATTTGATGCCTCCGGTGCCAAGCAGGGACCGACCGAAATCGTTGTCGCCAGGATGACGCTGATTGGTACGCCCAAGGCGAATGTCGCGATGCTCGATGGGGGGGGATACGCCGTCGCCTGGGAAGAGCTTGGCAACATCCGCGTTCAGAAATATGGCGCCAGCGGCACGACTTATGGAGCTCTATTAACGCCGGAAAACAGTTTCCCAATCTCTGCTGGCATGCCCGACTTGGCCGTCCATAGCGATGGCAGCATGGTCGTCGTGTGGAGCGAAAGCGACACGACGATCAAGATGCTGCGATACGACAGCGCGGGCAATACGATTGGCGGTACGAGGACTGTCAATTCAACAGCTGGCGGAACACAGCAGGCGCCGGTCGTCGACATCGCCGACGACGGCAGCTTTATCGTGGCGTGGGAGGGACAAGGCAGCGGCGATTCCAGCGGTGTCTTCGCCCAGAAATACAACGCCGACGGAACAGCCAACGGTGGCGAGTTCCGGATCAACCAAACAACCGCCGGAACGCAGAGCCAGGTTTCGATAGCGGCGATCGACGACAAGAACTATGTCGCGGTCTGGACCGGAGCTGGCCCGGGTGATACCGAGGGTGTCTTTGTTCGCCAGTTTAACGATCAAACCAACACGGCTCCCACAGCCGTCGCCGGCGGTCCCTACACGATCGACGAAGGCGATTCGCTGACGCTCGACGGTTCCGGATCGATCGATGCCGATCTCGACACGTTGCAGTACGCCTGGGATCTTAACAACGATGGAACGTTTGGCGAAACCACGGCGTTGCAGACGGCAACGCCAACGCTCTCCTGGTCCGACCTGCAAAGCTTGGGCATCGCTAACGATGGCGTCTACACGATTGCGCTGCGAGTTTCCGATGGCAGGGGAGGCGTTTCCACGTCGACGACGACAGTGACCGTCGCCAACATCGCCCCCACGATCACATCCCCCACGGCTGTTAGCGTCGACGAGAACACAACGCCAGTGCAAACCGTCACCGCAACGGATCCGGTCGACCCAGTCGTTTACAGCATCAGCGGCGGGAGCGATAGCAGCCGATTCACGATCGATGCCAACACCGGCGTGCTCGCGTTTGTTTCCGCTCCTGACGCCGAAGCTCCAACCGACGCCGGCGGCAACAACCAATATGACGTCGAAGTGACGGCGAGCGATTCCAGCGGCGGCAGTCACGTTGCCACGATTCGCGTGACCGTTAACGACCTCAACGATACGGCTCCCACGATCGCAAACCCTCCGTTGATCGGCGTCTCGGAGCTTGCCACCGCAGGGACCACCGTCGCCAACCTCTCCGCCACCGATCCCGATTCGGGAACGACGCTGCAAAATTGGACGATCACCGACGGCAACGCCGACGGAATTTTTGCGATCGATGCCAACACCGGTCGGATCACGATCGCGAACACCACCAATCTCGACTTCGAATCGACAACCGGATATTCGCTTAGCGTGACCGTCAGCGATGGAGTCAACACGTCGGCGGTGCAAGCGGTCAGCATTGCGATCGAAGACGCAAACGACAACGTGCCGGTGATCGCCGCCGGACAGCAGTTCTCCGTGACCGCAGCCGCCCCGAACAACACCCTGCTGGGGACGCTTACCGCCAGCGATCTCGATGCCAGCTCAACCGTGCTGCAGAACTGGACGATCGTCGATGGAAACATCGGCAACGCGTTCAGCTTGGATGCGACGACGGGCGAACTGAGAGTTCAAGACCAAACTGCTCTCGATGCAACCGCGACACCGGTCTACACGTTGCGGGTCACCGTCTCCGATGGCGTCAACGCTTCAACAATCGAAACCGTTCGGATCGATGTCACGCCAACGATGGCACCGATCGCTGGCGACGACAGTTACACGTTGTCCGAGGGTGGCACGTTGGACGTCGACGTCGTCGCCGATTGGCACAACGCGAGCTGGCATCAACGTCAGCAGTTAACGTTTAACAACACCGCCAGCGGAAGCAACCTGACCGATTTTGCGGTGCTAGTCAAACTGCACGCAACGGCCGCCGACGCGATCGCGATCGACTATTCGACAACTCAGGATCAAGGCCAAGACCTGCTGTTCTACGATAGCGACGGGACGCTGCTGTCGCACGAGATTCAATCTTGGGACGAATCGGGTTACTCCTACGTCTGGGTTCGCGTGCCGCAAATCGATGCTGGCAGCGGCAGCGATTCGATCTGGATGTATTACGATAATCCCGATGCGCCGGCGATCGATCGATCGGGCGATACTTGGACCGCGGCAGATCTAGCCGTGCTGCATCTGGATGGCAGCCTGCAAGATTCGAGCATCCACGCAAACCATGGCTCGGGAACCGCGAGCGCGTCGCCGGCTGGAATCGTCGATTCCGCCGCGTCGTTCAACGGAACCAACAGCACCGTCTCGCTGGGCTCCGCCAGTTCGTTAGATGATATTTTTGAAGGCGGAGCGACGATCAGTGTCTGGATCAACGCCGAGGATTGGGGCGGAGGCAACTATGGCCGCATCGTCGACAAAGCGTCGAGCCACTTCGGCGGTGGCAGCAGCAACGGCGACGGTTGGGCATTGGAAGTTGGCAATCAAGGAACACCTGGTGGTTTCCTGCTGTTCAACCAAGGCTTTACCGGGGGCGAAGCGGAATGGCGAACCGATGTCGGGTCGATTCAACTGAACACCTGGCATCACGTCGCGTTGGTTTATGATTCCAACTCGGCAGCCGTCGGTCCGCAGATTTACATCGACGGGGTTTTGCAAAACCTGAACGAGACTCGAACGGCTTCGGGAACCGCTCGCTCGGATGCTGCGATCGACATGACCGTCGGCAACTATGCTCAGGACACGTCCCGCGCTTTCGATGGCTTGATCGATGAGCTGAGGATCTCCGATCAGACACGAACCGCCGACCAGATCAACGCGGAACGACTGCAGGGGCTCGGCCTGTTTGTGAACGCGGGGCCGGTGGAAACGGGCCCTGGCGGTCTGCTCGCGAACGATCGCGATCCCGAGGGACAAGTGTTACAAATCAGCCTGTTGGATGGACCGGCCAACGCCGCATCGTTCAACTTGGCCGCCGACGGATCGTTCAGCTATCTCCACGATGGCAGCGAGACGACTGCCGATTCGTTCACCTACACGCTGACCGATGCCAGCGGCGTCAGCACCGTCGGAACCGTGCGGCTAACGATCACGCCGGTCAACGATGCACCAACCGCCTACGCTGGCGGAACGTATACGATCCAAGAGGGTTCGAGCCTGTTGTTGGACGGTTCGCCATCGGCCGATATCGACAATCCGATCGTCTCCTTCGCGTGGGATCTCGACGGCGACGGGATCTATGGCGAAGTCGGCGAAGCGGTCGGCAGCCAAGCCAACGTCGACTGGGATACGTTGCGGTCTCATGGAATCAGCAACAACGGCAGCTACACGATCGGCCTACAAGTGACCGACGCCGCGGGGCTGACAGCAACCGCTCACGCGACGCTGATCGTCAACAATGCGATCCCAGTCGCCGTCAACGACGCGGGGATTGCGTTCACAACCGACGAAGGGACTGCCTTTGTCACCGGCAACGTGTTGTCAAACGACAGCGATCCGAACGCGTTGGATGCTGTCACTATCGTTTCATTCGATGCATCGGGGCTGCTGGGCAGCTTGACTCATCGCGGCGACGGCAGCTTTGAATACGACCCAAACGGACAACTCGAATCGCTCGGCCAGGGCGAGCAATATGTCGGGACATTCACCTACACGATCGATGACGGCGACGGCGGCCTCGCATCGGCGGTGGTGACGATCATCGTGCATGGCAGCAACGATGCACCCTCGCTGAATATGACCACCTCGCAGATCGGGTACGTCGAGAACCAAGGACCAACGCAGCTGATCCAAAACATCACCTTGTCCGACGTCGACGGCACGACGCTACAGTCGGCTCGGATCTGGTTCTCCAGCGGCTACGCAGCGGGCGAAGACAAACTGCAATTCTCTGACACCGCCACGATCCACGGCAGTTGGGACGAAGCGACATCGACTCTAACGCTAACCGGAACCGACACGCGAGAAAACTACCAAACCGCAATCGAATCGATCCACTATCAAAATCTCAGCGAATCCCCTTCGACGGCACCGCGAGTACTGGCGGTACAAGTCGACGACGGCAACGCCCAGAGCCAGATCGTTGCGAGGAACATCGCCGTCACATCGGTTAACGACGCTCCGGTTGGCCAGAACGACACCTTCGAAGTTATCGCCGGGGAATCGTTGACCGGGCAAGGCGTTCTGTTGAACGATCTCGACGTCGACGGCGATTCGTTGACCGCCACCTTGATCGACGGGCCTAGCAACGGCACTCTGACGCTGCTGCCAGACGGAACCTTCTCTTACCAACCCGACCTGGAATTTGCCGGCGTCGATCGCTTCACCTACGTCGCTGTCGATGGATCCGAAGTATCCGAACCGACCGAGGTGCTGTTGATCATCGCCGCCGCCAACCTCTCCGGCGGAAACGTCGCCGTTGGTGAAGCCGGTACGTCGGCAATCGACAGTTCCAGCAGCGCGTTGAGCGAATCCGATCCCGTCTCCGAATCGATCAACATCGTTGAATCGGCGCTCGCCGCCGGCAACTCGTCGTCGCAAACCGACGACGCCCCACCACCACAGCAGAACGAGGCAGCGGCGATCGACATTCTGGTCGAACCGTCGGAATCCGACGACGATGACGGTGCGGTCCTGGGCTTGGGGATACTCGTCGGCGACGACGAACAGTTCACGTGGACGCCGCAGGTCCAGCGGCAAACGATCACCTTGCACCGCGATGTCGAGAAAGCTGCCGCCAACGACTCGCAAGCCAATCGGAACGACGACTCACACAACACCGCGGTCTACGAACTGATCGCCCACCCCGGCACCGCGTGGCAGGAGATGGATGCGTTTCGCAGCCAGATCGATGGCCAGTTGTACGGCAACGCGATCACCGTCACGACAGTCGGCATCACCGGATCCAGCTTCGCCCTGGGCTACATCACTTGGGTGATGCGGAGCGGATTTATTTTGACCGGCTTGTTGGCCAACATGCCTATCTGGCGATCGTTCGACCCGTTGGTTGTGATCTCAGGAATGAGTCACGAAGGGAACGCGGAAACTATCCAAGAGATTATTACGCGGGAGAAACAAATCCTCGACGAAACCGCCGTCGGCTAG